A region of the Microbulbifer pacificus genome:
GCCAGGGCGCGGCCGGCATTGCCGCCGGCCTGCTGCTTGGAGCCGCCCCCATTGCCGCCATCGCGCAGGATGACCACCAGATTCAGCTGCCACAGCTTGGCGACACCAGTAGCGGCCTGGTCTCCCGCGCGCGGGAGAATGAACTGGGCGAGATGTGGCTGCGCATGTTCCGCAGCCAGGTGCGCACTTCCAGCGACGCCCTGCTGCAGCAGTACGTCGAAAACTCCCTCAAAGTCCTCGCCGAATACAGCCCGCTGGAAGATAAGGCCCTGGACGTGGTGGTGGTCAAAAACGACACCATGAACGCGTTTGCGGTGCCCGGTGGCGTGGTGGGGGTACACACTGGTCTGTTCCTGTTTGCCGAAAATGAAGACCAGTTCGCCTCCGTGCTTACCCACGAACTCGCGCACTTGAGCCAGCGCCACTACGCACGCTCGCTGGAGGCCCAGCGCAACAGCACCCTGCCCACTCTGGCCGGGATGCTCGGTGCACTGGTGCTCGCCGCCACCGCCGGCGGTGACGCCGGCATTGCCGCAATGACCGCCACCCAGGCCGCCGCCCTCGACAACCAGCTACGCTTCTCCCGCCAGAACGAGCAAGAAGCAGACCGCGTGGGCATCGAGACCCTGGCCAAGGCCGGCATGGATCCCCAGGCCGCCGGTGAAATGTTCGAGCAGATGCTCAAGGCCACCCGCTACTACCGCCGCCCGCCGGAATTCCTGCTCACACACCCGGTGACCGAAAAGCGGATTGCCGATGCCAAGCTGCGTGCCAACCGCATGGATAAGGTCCCGCTGCGGGACAGCCGTGAGTACCACCTGATGCGCGCCCGTATTCGCGTTGCCGCCGAGGCCACACCGCAACAGGCGGTGAAGCGCTTCCAGGCGGAACTGCTCGGGGTTAACGACAACGAAGACGCCGCGCGCTACGGCCTGGTACTGGCCCAAACCGCCGCCGGCAAAGCCGATGAAGCGCTGGACAGCCTGCAGCCGCTGCTGGACAAGGATCCGGACAAGGACGCCTTTATCCTCGCCCGCGCCGATATCGACCTGGCCCGCCACGATTACACCAGCGCCACCCGGCGCCTGGAAAAAGCAGTGGAGAGCAACCCGAAAAATCACGCGCTGATCATGGGACTGGCCAACGCCCACTTTAAAGCGGGCAACTATTTGGCGGCCGAGCGTATCCTCTCCAAGCACAGTCGGGTGCGCCGCAAGGATCCTGCCGTGTGGTACCTGCTGGCAGAAACCCACGGCCTCGCCGGTGATATCGTCGGCGTCCACGAGGCCCGCGCCGAGTATTACATCCTGAACGGCGTATTCGACAAGGCGCT
Encoded here:
- a CDS encoding M48 family metalloprotease; protein product: MTEHSTTFRRASGCNQRPNRRWQSLRQGAAGIAAGLLLGAAPIAAIAQDDHQIQLPQLGDTSSGLVSRARENELGEMWLRMFRSQVRTSSDALLQQYVENSLKVLAEYSPLEDKALDVVVVKNDTMNAFAVPGGVVGVHTGLFLFAENEDQFASVLTHELAHLSQRHYARSLEAQRNSTLPTLAGMLGALVLAATAGGDAGIAAMTATQAAALDNQLRFSRQNEQEADRVGIETLAKAGMDPQAAGEMFEQMLKATRYYRRPPEFLLTHPVTEKRIADAKLRANRMDKVPLRDSREYHLMRARIRVAAEATPQQAVKRFQAELLGVNDNEDAARYGLVLAQTAAGKADEALDSLQPLLDKDPDKDAFILARADIDLARHDYTSATRRLEKAVESNPKNHALIMGLANAHFKAGNYLAAERILSKHSRVRRKDPAVWYLLAETHGLAGDIVGVHEARAEYYILNGVFDKALQHLRHGVRLAKNDYQTHAILEQRMKDVIKMQEKAKEL